In the Terriglobus sp. RCC_193 genome, AGCAAAACGCGGCAGCGTCATCAACGAAGTAATTGCCGACGCATTGAGACTTCCCTACTTCCATCTGCCGGCACCGAAGAGCTGTGGACGCGAAGAGTTTGGCAAAGCTTACGTGGAACGCTTCCTTGCTGCGTGCCGTCAACACGATGCCAAAAACGAAGACATCATCGCGACCGCAACGGCACTCACAGCGGAAAGCATCCTCGCGGCGTATCGCACTATCGTGTGGCCTTTTCTGGGGCAAAACGCACCGTTGGCACAATCCACGGATTACATCGTTGCGGGCGGTGGTGCAAAAAACTTAACGCTGATGAAGCTGCTGCGCAACGGGCTGGAATCGCTCGGCGTCGCCGTCAGCACAACAGACGACTTCGGAGTGCCCTCACAGGCAAAGGAAGCCATGGCCTTTGCACTGCTGGCATGGCTGCGCTGGCATGAACTTCCTGGCAATGTCCCTTCCGCCACCGGAGCCACGAGGCCCGCAATTCTGGGAAGGATTACGCTGCCATGAGGAAGCGTGTCTGTTCCACGGCGCTTCTGCTTTGCCTTCTCCCGCTGGCTGCGTGCCACGAACGTCCTGACCGCGACACCGTCGTCATCGACATTGAAAGCTCACCCACTAACCTTGACATTCGAATTGGTTCTGACGCGCAGGCGGAACACATCGGAGCACTTCTCTTCGATTCCATCGTTCGCAAGGATCAGCACTACAATTTGCAACCCGCGATTGCCACCGCGTGGGAGTGGCGCGATCCACTGACACTGGTGCTGCACATCCGCGATGGCGTGCGCTTTCACGATGGCAAACTACTGGATGCGAGTGATGTCGCATGGTCCATCGACTCGATGCACAACGGTGCCATCACCACGGCCAAGAGCGGCAACTATGCCAGCGTCGATCATGTAGAAGTCCCTGATGCGCACACCTGCATCGTCCATCTGAAAAAACCGGACGCCAGCCTGCTCTTCAACATGAGCGATGAACTCAGCGCCGTGGTGGAGAAGGGCGCAGGCCAAAACATGGGCGACCATCCTATTGGGACCGGGCCGTTTCGCTTTGTCAGTGAAGAGCAGGACAAGGAAGTTGTTCTGGAACGCAATCCAAACTACTGGGGCGGCGCCCCAACGATTCCGCGTGTGCGTTTCGCGATTGTTCCCGATGCCATCACACGCGCGCTGGAGTTGCAGAAAGGCTCTGCCGACGCGGCTTCCAACGCGCTCACAGGCGACATGGTTGCCGTGATGCAGAAGGACCCTCGACTCGTCGTAGAAGCGAAACCTGGCTCCATCGTTCTCTACATCACTTTCAACGCAACCGATCCGCAGCTACGCGATCCGCGTGTGCGGCAGGCGTTTGCCTATGCAGTCGATCGTCCTGCGATCATCCAGGCGCTGTATCACGGACAGGCAGAGTTGCAGGACACTCTGCTGCCCAACGGCCACTGGGCCGCACCCACAACGAACGATTCCATTACCCGCTACTCGCACAACATTGCAAAGGCGAAACAGCTTCTGGAAGAAGCCGGCTATCACGCGGACAAGAACGGCACGCGCATTCATCTGACACTGAAAAGTTCCACTGACGACACCATGCGATTGCTGGCTGCCGTGGTGCAGCAACAGGTGCGCGATGCAGGCATTGACCTATCGCTGCGACAAAACGAGTTTGGCACGTTCTACTCTGACGTGACCAAAGGCGCCTTCCAGATGTACGTGTTGCGCTGGGTTGGCTCCAATGAAGATCCGGATATCTTCCGCTACGCCTACAGTTCCGCCATGATGCCGCCTAAAGGTTCCAACCGTGGCCACTACAGCAATCCGCGCGTGGATGCATTGATTGCACAGGGCGCGGCAGAGATAGACATCGCAAAACGCCATGCGATTTACCTGGAGTTGCAGCGCATTCTGTCGGAGGATGAGCCAACACTGGTGCTGTGGTCGCCGGATAACATTGTGGTCCACACCAGGCGTTTGCAGGGTGTGGTCCCCGCATCGGCAGGCAGCTTCGGCTGGCTTCGCACGGCCACGCTGAACTAGTGCCCGGCGTTTGACTCTATCGCGAGTGTTTCGTACACTTAAAAAGTCAGTTGAGACGCGCAGGCGACTCGCTTACACAACCAAGCGGAAGCTCTTCCGCGTCTGTGTTGCCCTCTCGTTCAATGGTAGGACCGACGACTCTGACTCGTCTAATCGGGGTTCGAATCCCTGGGGGGCAACCAAAGCAAGCTCTTGGCTATTCGAGGCCTCATTGCGGAGCGCAAAGCCTGCTAATTCCGAATAAATTGAAGGGTTCGGTGGTGTTCCAAAGCCCTGAATTGTGAGTGGCAACCCCTTGGGGAAAAGTTTCTGCTGAATCCTTTGTTTTCCCTGTAAATCCGCGGCCTCCCATGTGCTTCTGGTGTTCCAAAGCGTGTGTTCGAGATAGCGGAAAGCATCGTCCGAATGGAAGCTGTTGGCCTCTACGGTGTAGAGGTGGTTCTGTGCGACTGCGATGGCGTTGCTGATGGACTTGCTGGCGGCCTTGTAATCCTCTGCCTCAATCACGCCATCGGCGAGTTGAGATAGTAGGCGTTCTTTGCGTGCCTTGAGTCTTCCTAGCTCCCTACGCAATGCCTCCGCCTCTTCGCCAGCGTTCTCATTGCGCTCTTGCCAGACGGAACGGAAGGCTTCACGCATTCGCGACATTGCTTCGTGCGAAGGGATCATGCTATCCAGCAGCGATGTAAAGCTGGCCTCAACTACTTCGCGCTTTACGTTCAGGTGTCCAGCTGCACGGTGGCACCTGTAATAGCCGAATTTGTTTCCCAGTTTGCCAGTGCTTATTGAAGCCGTCACGGGCTTCATACACTGACCACAGAGGATCAGACCTCGGAGAGGAAAGTCCTCGCGGTCACGAGCGTGAGGCACGGCTACGGGCGACTTTCCTGACAGGATTACCTGCACCTGATTGAATAGTTGCTCAGACACAAGTGGTTCAAAATCCCCTTGTACTGACATACCCCACTTCGCATTCACGATCTGCCCGGTGTACATGGGGTTCACTAGAAGGCCAGCGAGGGTTTCCTGATTGATTCGCAGACCTCGCTTTGAACGAAGGCCGCGCTCCGTGACCGTCTTCAAGGCAACCGCTTTCTGATGCCCCTTCGCTACCAGTTCAAATATCTGGCGAACTAAAGGGCCACGTTCTGGATCAATTACCAGCGATGGCCCGCCTGATGAGCCGTTGAGGTATCCAAGAGGCGCGGGCCACTGCCATCTGCCACTAGCCAAGCGAGTACGCATCCCCGATACTGTACGTTCTGCTCTTACGTCGTTGTCTAACTCAGAGACAGCAGACAAAAGTGTGGTGAGAAACTTACCCGACGGAGAGTTATCGGTTCGCTCCGTGGCACTCACCAGGGCGATGCACAACTTCTTCAGCGCAAGGCGATACACCGCCCCATCGTCAACAGACCGTGAGAAACGATCAAACTTGTAAACGACAACGTGCGTGATGCCCTTCTTGCGTGCATTGGCTTCGAGATGCCGGAACATGGCTTGGAACTGTGTACGGTCTGCGGACTTTGCAGATTCACCGCGCTCGATGTAGCAGGTATCGACCGCTATGCCATTAGCTGCACACCAATCCCGGCAGACTTTCTCCTGAGCGTCCAAGCTGGTGTTGTCAACCTGTCTGCTCGACGACACGCGGATGTACAAAACGGCTTTACCACTCATTCACATTCCCCCGTCTCGTGTGCATACAGCGCCCATCTCAGAGATTCGGAATCTCGCTGCGCGTGTGCTGTGAATAGATCGTAGATTACATGGGCAAGCTCGATGTAGGGATCTTGCATATCTTCTGTGGGGTCTTCCAAAGTCACTCCTAAAACAAAAAAGCCCCTCGCCCGGTGAAGGACGAGGGGTTCCCAAAACATAAAACCCGAGTCGGGGTATAGCGGGTTGATGTTGCGTTGGGGTGGACTCGTGATTTTGCGACACGAGGGGCAGGTGAGTTTAACTAGATCGTGAAACTGGTGCCGCCTGAACTGCTGCCGTTGTTGTTGGCATAGTTCAAAATGGAGCCACCACTCGAATGGCCACTAATCATTCCGCCTTTCATGCTTCGTTCACCTCCTCTCTCTTCTGCGTGAGAAATTCTTTGGTCGACCGGGCAAAGGTCTCTTCTCGACATGCGTTCATCATCATCCGGCTAACTCTTACCGTTAGGTCACGGTGCTCTGCCGAACCGGGGTGCATGTGCTCAAATGCTTTTGGTGTGAAGTGGATGGAGTCCGGCATGAGTCCGAAGACTGCGGAGTTTCCCCGGTCAGCCAGGTAGAAGCGGCCCGTGTCGTCCTTGCCGAGATTGCCTCGCCAGATAGGAGAATCGGGGTCTCCACCTTCACATAGGCGTGTGTCACAAAGCCATGTAACTCCCGATACAGGCCGTGGCTTGCTAGAGAACCTTGAGTCGTGGACATGAAGATGACCTGTAATATCATCCACGGCAAGATCCCTATAGAACACGTCCACCTTGTCGTCTGGACTGGTGAGTTGGTCTAATGTCGTGAGCTTCAGAGCAACGAGCACACCGGGATTTACGCGCTTGGGGCCGAAGCTGAGTGCGGCACCATAGATGGGTACAACGACGCGAGGAAAGATCGTCGCCGTCGTTAACTCTGAATAATTCGCGAGCCGTCTGCGTTTCCAGAGGTGAGGCAAATATCCTTGCCCACCACGTTCTTCCAACTCCCAGTCTGGCAAGGATCAACGTCAGGGTTATCGCGCTCGACCTTAGCCACAAGACCTAACGGCAACTCCCAGACGATCCTCGTGGAACCGATCCCGATAAGCCTCGGAAACCCTGCTGGAAGGTTCTGTTGCAAGTCTGCGAAAAGCTCGTGGGCATCTAAGCAATATGCGGCCCTTTGACAGATGCCAAGTGACCACGTAACATTTCGGTGGCGTCTGCTGGTAGGTCTGGGTACAACTCCAACAAGCCAACTGAAGGTAGATCGAGCGGTGGTTTACGGGGACGCGCTACGCGCGTATGGGCGAGAGTGGCAAGGCGGTTGGCTGTGTAATCGAGCCAA is a window encoding:
- a CDS encoding ABC transporter substrate-binding protein, encoding MRKRVCSTALLLCLLPLAACHERPDRDTVVIDIESSPTNLDIRIGSDAQAEHIGALLFDSIVRKDQHYNLQPAIATAWEWRDPLTLVLHIRDGVRFHDGKLLDASDVAWSIDSMHNGAITTAKSGNYASVDHVEVPDAHTCIVHLKKPDASLLFNMSDELSAVVEKGAGQNMGDHPIGTGPFRFVSEEQDKEVVLERNPNYWGGAPTIPRVRFAIVPDAITRALELQKGSADAASNALTGDMVAVMQKDPRLVVEAKPGSIVLYITFNATDPQLRDPRVRQAFAYAVDRPAIIQALYHGQAELQDTLLPNGHWAAPTTNDSITRYSHNIAKAKQLLEEAGYHADKNGTRIHLTLKSSTDDTMRLLAAVVQQQVRDAGIDLSLRQNEFGTFYSDVTKGAFQMYVLRWVGSNEDPDIFRYAYSSAMMPPKGSNRGHYSNPRVDALIAQGAAEIDIAKRHAIYLELQRILSEDEPTLVLWSPDNIVVHTRRLQGVVPASAGSFGWLRTATLN